The Loxodonta africana isolate mLoxAfr1 chromosome 1, mLoxAfr1.hap2, whole genome shotgun sequence genomic sequence TTcagagagggagccctggtggtacagtggttaaatgctcggggTAGCAAGAAATTTAATATGAATTTAGTCACTTTATTCCTCACAATCATTAATATCGAGGTAAATAAGCCTTTTGCAAATTACTTTAAAAGACAATACTGTATGTCATTATGCTGTAATGATCAAGAATAAACACCTATAACATGCATAAATACATGATTATGCAGATGGGTAACTCCCCCGGGAGCCCTATATGCTGGTTCAAATGGTGGAGTATCTCAGACAAGGTAGACAGAGTTCAGATGTGCCCTGGAAATCTGCTAGATGACTGACTGGTGATGAGGAAGAAGCCAGTGGCAAAGATGTGTGTGAAGTCTGATTGAAATTGTTTCTTAAAATTAAGTATGAAGAAAACAATGcttttaaaatagtattttaaatactaaaagttaatatttaaatatttcactttttttttttattatccctTTGTCTAGTTAAGTTTGCCGAAAAGCTTTTTTTTGATGAGCTTCCATTGGGAAAATGGGAGCTTGTCTTATACCTAGAAtttgtgcatatatatatgtgtatatcactgggtatatctatctatatattagAATAAAGGATAGCCCTGCATATGAGGGAATATCATGATATTATTTAGTATTGATGAGTCAAATTAACTTTGTAGTGAAAATGACATTATTGTGTACAGAATTCACTTTATTAAAGTGTTTCAACAAAACAAATGCTATTTGGGTGAGTTTGGCAGGGGTTGGTCCTGTAGATATAGAGTacaaataactttgtttttaaatagtaCATCAAATTAGAACCTTCTCCATTATTCCATGTCCTGATATCAGTCACAATTGGGCCATGCTTCTTTCTGCCTGGTGTATGGACTGCCTGGCTTAGATGATGACTATTGTCTGGCTCATAGAAAATACTAGTATTCATTGAGTACCAATGCAGCTGTCAGGTGAATGTCTTCCCATTTaccttttatctttctttttctcttaagaAACCATGAGAATATTTCTCATTCTAATGAATTATGGGTAGTCCCAAATTATGAATTTTCTTGAAAGGTTGTTTATACAGAAGAAATCATTCCATTTCCACATTCCTCAGTGAAGATGTCATGTTACTGAGAAAGCACTTCACTTTGAATTCGGACATGCTCCAAGGTGGGGATACATGAAACGGTGATTGTAAAACAGAGAACTCTGAAACACAAGGTTCCTAACTTAGTTATCTCTGTGTCATAGCTGATAAAATGCACCCATATACCCTTATCTTCAAAGTTTCCCTCACAGGGAAATTCCCACCAGAATCAGAGCAAATTGTACCAATCAATCTAAAGAGCTTTTCTTGTGAAGAAGTGAAATCTCATGAATcataacataaataaaaatatgaatattattATCAGTCTTTATTAAAATAAACATGAAGGAATGCATAAAAAATAAGTAATAGGCTATAAACTGAACCATGAATATCTGTCAAAGTGGGGATTTAGATGCATTGTTGTTCCATGCCAATGAACTTTTGGTGCTCCCCAATTCCACCTAGTCCAAAGAATATAATGACACTCAAAAGAAGTCATGTGAATAAATATCTAGGATCTAAAAGAAGTTGAACTACAGTGTACACAGACGCTGGTAGTGTGTTTTCCAGGGAATATTGTTAACTATCATCAGTTGCTACAGGTGTCATATTCCTGAAGCACCTAGTATAATGCTGTGTATACAATGGATAGTTAATAAGTACAAATTAAACCAGTGAGTATGTCCATGTAGCTATGGAAAACTGGAGAAGGGATAGTGGAAATATGGCTGGGtaattggaactttttttttttaccataaccCTAAGTTATTTTTCATCATACAAGTATTCCTGTAGTACTACATACCAGGGAGAATAAGAAATTTATAGAATTGCAAGTGTTTATGAGAAAATAGACCAATATATTAAATTGAATAAAATGTATGCTGCTGGAAAAATTATCCTGGAGTATTTGTCAATGGCGTGGGTGTCAATCCTCATGCTCACGTAGCTGCTTCTTCGACTTTTCCTCTGGGGGGAGCTCCTCTCTGAGGCCAGGGTCAGCTGCACCATCATCCTGTCTGGCTTCTCGCCATTCTCGGGCATGTAGCTTCCCAGGTCATTCACCTCCCCGTCACTGTAGCTGCCTTTCAGCATCACCGCACGTGGCTGGGGTAACccacaggcacaggggagctgtgAGCAAGAAAACACACGTTGGGATGGGCACTGAGCTTCACTTTGCagaagcactttggaagaaacTGCATAGAGGGTGatgtctttttctattttctttttattcccagTTAGGGGCAGAGGTGGGAAACTAATGATGGTGTGACTATAAATATCTTAAAATAAGCAGGTATGCATTTTTGTTTAACTAAAGCCTACATAAGCTTGCCTGCGTGGCACGAAccattaagcgcttggctactaattaataaattggtggtttgaatcctccGAGACcacctcgaaagaaagacctggtgatctacttctgaaagaccacagtcattgaaaagcctatggagcacagttctactctgaaacacatggggtcatcttgTATCaatatcgacttgacagcaactggtttttaaggtCTATATTCTGGCTTTTAGGAAATATCACAATGTCGCACCAGAGACCAACAAGAACGTTCGTGTTTAAATAATCACTCTCTTCTCCATGAGATCATAAACTATTACCAGTCCTGGTAAAAATGTTTACGGATAAAATTAttgctggggtgtgtgtgtgtgtgagatggaGGTGGGAATTGGAAAGTTGCAGCATTGTAGGGACAGATTATTACTATATAGTTAGAGTTTTCTGGAAGAGATGACCATTGCCCTGCAGaccagaagaagaaaggaaagccaGATGGGAGTGAAGATAATCTGGGAAACAAGGGGAGATATACGGCGTCACATATGCCAGGAAATTTCCTAGAATGGAGGATGTGCTTTCCTGGAGGATTCTTTTATTACACCTTATGTtcataaatggagccctggtggcatagtggttaagagcttggcagctaaccaaaaggttggcagttcgactccaacagctgctccttggaagttctttgggacagttctactctgtcctatagggtcgctatgagtcagaattgacttgactgcaaagggtttgtatttttttatgttcatAAATAATTTGCTCCACCACGTTGAATTGCCATTTATTTTTATCCTGGGATTCCCTCACTAAACTATGAACACCACCAAAATTAAAGAAACCATATCTTAGTTAACTTGGCCTACCAGCtcctaatatataaaaaaatggtaggtgctaaataaatgttCCAGTGAATGAAAGCTACAGCCTAAATTGCACAACATTTTAACATACATTATTTTGTTTgctcttcacaacaaccctgtgaagtaaCTGGGGGGGAGGTGAgctgttattattctcattttacagagaaggtcTGACCTGCCCAAGCTCGCAGTGCAAGACCAGGCTCTCTCTCTGACCAGAACCTTTGAGCTCATGGCAAAGTCACCTTCTCCTGCAATTTCCGCTCCTTCCGCTCCTGCACTGTGGTCAGGTAGTTGACGGCCGCATACTCCAGCACCGAGAGGAACACGAACACGAAGCTGACCCAGAGGTAGATGTCCACAGCCTTGATGTAGGAGACACGGGGCATGGAGGCGTTCACGCCCGTGATGATGGTGGACATGGTCAGCACCGTGGTGATACCTGCAACGCAAATATATATAGTGAGAAGTAAGCATTTGCTTGTCTTTCGCCAAACACACTGGATGGCTTCATGTCTCTGCTTCTTTGTCCCCACTGCTCCCTCTCCCTAGGATGTCTCCATCCCTGCTCCTCTGTCTAGAAAACTCCTACCCATTTTTCAAGATTTAGCTGCTGTGAAGCTTTTCCTGTTGCCAGACACTTCTCCTGCTGCTTAGCCCTGTATATATAGTGATAGCATCTGTGCCACTTTATCCTTCTGCAGAGAACCCTGGGGCTTTTTGGCTTAAGAAATCTATTTCAGTTCAGTTGTTTAAAAAATGTGCAGACATGAGCAGGTATATATGTTTCTTGTAACTACTGCTCCATCGAGGAAATAAAGTGTACAAGgctgattttaatatttttgtccTTGCCACAGTTGTTGCATTCTGTAGTCCTGGGCCTGTGTTATTGGTAGGCAGTGCATCTTCTGGAAGCCACTCCCATGCTGGACCTGGCTGTCCACTCTGCAACGTCGACTTGAGGACTCTGAGGACgattttaccaaggatgatgatGTTAACCTCATTTATAGGAGCCTGATCTTTAAAACCAGAATGTGCATTGATTTAACACAGGAACTGTTCAAGCTATGGAACAACTATTAAAGGACACGGCATCTGTCAGTGGAAATTTCCCTGGGATTTCAAATTAAGCTTGGAACATTTGCTTGGCAAACATCAAACCACAAGGGGTTTGGGTCATCTTAAAGGCCAACTCCAATCCAGTTTCATTAGAATCTGGTGGATCTGCCTCTCCCTTGAACCCCCTGACCGTCTGAGCAATAATGGTGCATGTGATGGGAGCAATATTTAAAGTGGAGAGGAGAGTTGATGGCAAATAGCCACCAATTGAGTACTCACAGAGCACTGGTTCTCAGACTTGAGTCTATACAAGAATACCTgggagagcttgttaaaaatgtagattcctGGGCCTCATGCAGAGATTCTGATCCTCACATACCTAGGTGAGGCCCAAAAACTCtccattttttaatttccctggGAGATTCTGTTGCAAAGATCTCTTGGGTCTTCTTTGAGGAATCCTGTCATACAATGTGATTTCCTTATGCAGGTGGGTAGAGAAAGCGCCCACAGGACAGGACCACATACACCAGAACCCTAATCTAACAAGACTGACGGAGGGCTGTTTAGATGGGTATCTGTGGGGACTTGGAAACAATTTTGCTACATAGATTCTTTATTATGGTATTTTACCTGTGAATAGGGGTATCTAGGTGACAAAAACGGTTTGcaatcaactactaacctaaagtttgttgtttcgaacccacccagtggcaccacagaagaaagacttagtgatctgcttctgcgaaaattacagccatgaaaaccctatggagtatttccactctgtaacacatggggtcaccacgagtcagaatctacttgatggcaataggtttggctttttggttttacctGTGGAGGATGAAATTTTTCCAAATTATGAAAGTAGAGTATAGGACCAATTTGAAAATAATGGTTTTCTCTGGAAGGAATTACTTGTGTTTTTGGACACCTGGAATGTGTACTTGAAATGTTCCTTACCCAAAGGGACTCTGGCAGGCACAGCTCTGCGGTCGATCCAGAAGGACACCCAGGACAGCATGACCATCAAAGTAGCAGGGAAATAAGTTTGGAGCAAGAAGAAGAAGATGTGGCGACGCAGAGTGAAGTTAATGTACAGACGGTTGTACCAGCCTGGGAGACACAAGAGAAGACAGCACATACCATAGCTAAGCAGCTCCTTTGTAAAGCAAATTTTATCCCGGGAATCGTAAATGTCTCAGACACTTCTTCTATAACATACCATACCTCCATAAGGTGGGAGTGAGAAACACCGTGGAACCGAGTGATTTACCATAACCCACACCACTTGGGCAAATTCTTCTCAAGAAATCTTGGTTCTTGTCTACATACAAAGGAAATCCTTTGAGGTAATTTAAACTGTTGCTACTCAAAGCATGATCTGGGGTTCAGCAGCATGACCGTCACCTGGAAGCTTATCTGAACTGCAGTCTCAGGCACCCTGGGGCCGTCTGAATTAGGATCTCCTTTTTAAACATATTCCCCACAAGATTAGTATGCATGTTAAAGTTAGAGAAACTCTGATTTAAGCAACCCTTTTGGATTTTGGGAGAAAATATACTTTAAGTTAAAATATCAAGCTAAACACCATACTGCATTTAGGAAGAGAGGTTCCCTGGCGTGTGGcttgcactaccttttatcttataaaaggaaagggaagcaagcagggatggggtgacctcataccaccaagaaagaagcacctgcggggagaagctcctagtccagggaagattaatgagaaggacctttctccagagccaacagagagagaaagccttccccgggagctgacaccctgaatttgggcttctagcctactagactgtgcttTAGCTCTGCCCTTATGTTCTTTACAAGGAAAAAGTATGCATAGAGTTGTTGAGAGGAATGGGAGAACTATGGCGGGAAAAGGAAAAGGCAGGATAAGCTTGAGGTGACTAGGGCAGGAAATAAAGCGAGGATTTGGAGTCAACTTGAAAATTTGGCATCCTAGTTTAATTATAATGTATGGGACATGTCTCTTGGCTCCAGAATGCGGTTGTAGAGGGAATGTCAGAATGCTAAGGATCAAAAGAACAGGGCTCCCCTGATGAGCCAAGCTGCTTGGGTGATGTAACTTAActacattgccatcgagttgattccaactcacagcaaccctggaggacagagtagaactgccccatagggtttccaaagctgtaatctttatggaagcagaccaagACTCCTGGGTGATGTGTATAGGAAACAAGATATGATGGATGGCAATGATATGTTCTGAGTAGAATGGTGCTCCctgttacagaatagaaagacCACAGTGTGCTTAAAATGTTGAACTGCCCTGTGCAGTCAATCGTGTAATGTTTTAGCAATAGAAATTGTAAAAGATTTAAGCAAAGTCATTCTGAAAGGTGACTGGCCAAAAAAGAGACAAGGGACAGAGTTAATCTCAGCTGTTTAAGTAGCATACGCAGGCTGTCAAGAGGAAGACCATGAGCATGTCCTCAGGCAATGGGAGGTAGCAAGGAAGTCCAAACCCTTGGTTCACATGGCAACAACGCTGCCTGCAGGAAAACCATAAGCCGTTCTTGCACTGAGGCTTGGAAGAGAGCCATGAGGACGGGCTGTTCAAGCATATAGCAAGAGGGGATTGGTTGAGAATGAAGCAACACAGAAGAGCTGGGTGGAGGCAGGGAGAATGGGAATGGAAAACGGATCTGAGATTggagtctgtcttagttatctcgtgctgctacaacaaaaatacaagtgagtggctttaacaaacagaaatttattttctcacagtttaggaggctaaaaatccaaattcagagctccggctctagaggaagcctttctctctctgtcggctctgagggaaggtccttgccccttcagcttctattccttggctccttggtgaccttcatgtggtgtgtgatgtggcatctatcttccaccATCTCTGTGCTTCTCTacgcctaatctgctctttttatatctccgaagagattgactcaagacacatgcTACACcaatattgcctcattaacataaaaaagaaaacattcccaaatgggattataaccacaggtatagggattagatttacaacacatattttagggggacacagtttaaACCATGACAGAGTTGTTTCTTGGCTGCAGAGGAGGGGGCTCTGGTTGTCATGTCAGCAATGAAACGCTGGCTGCTAAGTTGCGATGTAATTGTCTCAAATAAACCTACTCATATGGGTAATGTTTGGTCCTTACTAAGATATTTTAGGCTATCACTCCTGATGCTTTGGTGGCATCAAAAAATCACCtcctgatggttgcacaacatgatgaatgtaatcagtgtcactgagtagTACACGTAAAACATGTtgaatttacaaatattttgttatatatatttttagcacaattaaaaaaaaaaatcacctccaCCCAATGTTAGCCACCCTCTAGACTGCATTTAGGATTCCTGTCTTTGGTTTCATATCCAGATAGAAAAAGGGCTCTGATCACTCGAGGACCAATTCACACCTTTTCTAAGGCCCCCAGCTGCTCAGCCCCACCTCATGCTCACCTGTGCTGCTGTAAAAGGCCAGTTTAGTGGTGGTGTGGAATTCTTGAATGAGGAACTGCGAGAGCGAGATCCGCTCATCTGTCTTTAAGGAATCGTTGCCTTTTTTCCAGTACAGCATGAGGTCGTCTTCCGTGTAGGCATCTGAAAAGAGGAGAGACACCATCAGGCACGAGCTGATGAGAAGACAGGCCAGTCAGTGTGGCTGCGTGGAGGGTCCTGATCGCCCATACAGACCACTGGGATTATAGTGAGACTGAATAAACAAACCACAGCCTaagcaaagtaaaacaaaatccaagaagacaaataaaattTTCTCTGGTCTTCCAAAAGCCATTAGAGCCTAAATGCTCATAATCACTGCAAAAAGGATCACCCCACAATTCAGCTTGCCACTTATTGGGTTAAACCAGGTGAAATTTGGTCAGAAATGGTTGCATACCAGCAATTTCATATTATTTGTCcttgcaaaaccaaacccactgccattgagttgattccaactcgcagcaaccctataggacagagtagaaagaagtgccccataggccctctaaggagcggctggtggtttcagactgccaaccttttggtgagcagctaagttctcaaccactgggccaccagggttcttaCAAACTGGGGGTGATTCAGccctttcctttcttcattcCAAGTGTAACGAACCATCGTTTGAATACTATCCAGTCATAAGTGCTGCATTCTAACAAGAAAAGACCCATAAGGACATGGAAGCAGGGCAAGTACCTTCTCTGCCTCTAGTTGttcctaataataaaaaaaaaaaacctagggtaAAAGTGAGGTGATTCCCTCACAAGGATCACCCTTTCTGGTGCTACCATTTCCCCCCAGCCCTGCCCACTTTAAGTGACTGTTCATGTGCACGCTTTTTTTTCCAGCAGAACAAACCTACCTACAGCTTGGGCAGAACTGAGATAATACCTAACAGAGTTACTAGTCTGTTCTTCTCTTGGGTAAACAGTTCTTTCCAGGGCTCTCTAATACTGTTctctattttcttacagtcttctAGCCCTCTTGGTGGCTCAAACAGTTGAGCACTTGGTTACTAActaaagattggcaattcaaattcacccagcaaTGCtgtggaacaaaggcctggtgatctaagatcatagccactgaaaactcaatggagcagttctactctaaaaaacacatggggtcaccctgagttggaatcaatagcAACGagcttgatttttttgttgttgttgtttctagtCCATGACCTATGTGATAGTCAgttttatgtgccaacttggctaggctataaacctgttgctgttgagttgattctaccCAGCTATTCAATAAAACACTAATCTAGGTGCTGCTGTGacagtattttgtagatgtgatcaACACCTACAATCAGTTGGGTTTATGTaaaggagattatcctgggtAATCTGGGTGGGCCTGATCCAATCAGAACTGAGGTTTCCTTGAGGAAGAAGACATTCTGCCTGTGGACTGCAGCGTCAGCTTCTGCCTGGGAGTTTCCAACCACCGTTCCTGACGACCTGCcctgtggattttggacttgtcTAGCCAAGCCTTCACAATCTCATAAGATAATTCCTTGCGATAATCTCTTAACATATATGTATCCTACTGGGTCTGTTTCTCTGGTAGAACCCTGACTGATGCAACCTAGAAAAAGCTACATTACAGATGAAGGCAGAAGCTGCCTGGGTGTAGCGAGGAAAGCAAGGTTTTtggagtcagtgaacttagtatATCACAGTCTGACTCTGCCACCTCTTAGCTCTGTATACTCAGGCAAGTTGTGTTCTCTCCACATGGTGATTGCCCTTCCTTTATATAATGAGGATAACACTAACCTTCTCTCAGGggttttgtgaagattaaatgaaaagcAGATGTAAAGCCATGTGTAGTAAGTGTAGTACACAGTCATGCCCTTGATTCTGGGCTATTTCACACGGTTTTCCCACATTCAGTGCTAAGTGTGTGAttaaagcacttaactgctaaccgaaaggttggcagttcgaactcaccagccactccatgagagacaGATGtagccatctgcttccgtaaggattacagccttggaaaccctatggggcagttctactctgtcctacagggtcgctatgagtcagaatcgattcaacggcaataGGCTTTGTTTAAGTGTGGGGTCAACACCCCTGCTTGCCTCAGCCCTAGCTTATTAGAGGAGGGGAAGGACACCTGATGATCCACCACCACAAGCCCAGGCTGGTTTACAAAGGTGCCCTGGACCACTAAGATTCTCTAGGGAAGCGCTTGAGGATGTTGACTGGCTCATGAAGAGTATGAGCTGGAGTAACGGAGAAGTCTAGACTCTGCCATTAGAGGAAGTATTTGGGCAGAGAAAACGGAATGGAGGAGTGTGTAGAGACTGAGAGATGTGAGTGGCCTAGTCCTTGACATCGCCTCAGCCTTGTCTTCCCGGGGCCTGGTTTTTAACTCTTACGAGATTTCCATGTGTATGTGTTTTCTGAGCTACCTTGATTGCACCTGAGAGGCCCAACCACCATATGCACTTGCTGTGGCAGTTCTCTAGGGCAACTGTTGCCAAGCTTGTTTTTGCCAAGATATCCTTTCCTCAAGGGAAATCTTCCTCAGAAGACcaataaaacagattaaaaatcAAGCTCTCTAGATGTGTGAATGTTGGAATGGGTGCTTGGAAGGAGACCCGCACTTGCTGAGCCCTCTTCCTCCACCTCCCTAAGCAGTTACCCTGGGGGAACTCTGAGAAACCTCAAGGTCCCACAGAACAAAGTGTGAATACCTCTGCCATAGGGCATGAAAAGGGCCAATTATGGGAATAAAAGGTTTTAGCCTGAAATTTgttcatgatttttaaaattacccTGTTGTAATGGGATActaagcaaagataaagaacaaagatgaatctgtgaaacat encodes the following:
- the LOC100670389 gene encoding gamma-aminobutyric acid receptor subunit rho-1, which codes for MVAVQDIKFGIFLLWWGWVLATESRVHWQEREGHEMAKKGRPQRQRQEAHEDAHHQGSPVLKRSPDITKSPLTKSEQLLRIDDHDFSMRPGFGGPAVPVGVDVQVESLDSISEVDMDFTMTLYLRHYWKDERLSFPSTNNLSMTFDGRLVKKIWVPDMFFVHSKRSFIHDTTTDNVMLRVQPDGKVLYSLRVTVTAMCNMDFSRFPLDTQTCSLEIESYAYTEDDLMLYWKKGNDSLKTDERISLSQFLIQEFHTTTKLAFYSSTGWYNRLYINFTLRRHIFFFLLQTYFPATLMVMLSWVSFWIDRRAVPARVPLGITTVLTMSTIITGVNASMPRVSYIKAVDIYLWVSFVFVFLSVLEYAAVNYLTTVQERKERKLQEKLPCACGLPQPRAVMLKGSYSDGEVNDLGSYMPENGEKPDRMMVQLTLASERSSPQRKSRRSSYVSMRIDTHAIDKYSRIIFPAAYILFNLIYWSIFS